The following are encoded in a window of Neomicrococcus lactis genomic DNA:
- a CDS encoding peptidoglycan bridge formation glycyltransferase FemA/FemB family protein, whose translation MSASTVSVRPITASEHRAHLEQYPQASFLQLPAWAEVKKEWTAEYLGWFRDSALVGSALVLHRPTPVVKYTLAYIPEGPVFNWESEDFNEFLKPMIAHLKKNRVFMIKMGAPLIRRVWKAADVRKALSQGSAALISELPEASASARADFVAASLRANGWRKEEAGEDFTVGQPEFQARIPLKDDDGAQLDVDGVLAQMNQNARRETRKAASGPLDVTVGSYEDIERFHTLYRETAERDNFTGRPQSYFETMFTALNNHKPGTCTVYVASHEGVDLAAAVRVHSGEGAWYVYGASSAVERKLFAPKALMHRMISDSVAEGCSFLDQGGVSGTLSKEHHLAGLTLFKTTLGCDVVQTVGEWDLTLNKFFTTAYEFYMKKRGK comes from the coding sequence GTGAGTGCTTCTACTGTTTCTGTGCGTCCGATTACCGCTTCCGAACACCGCGCTCACCTCGAGCAGTACCCGCAGGCATCGTTCCTGCAGTTGCCCGCATGGGCCGAGGTGAAGAAGGAATGGACCGCCGAGTACCTCGGATGGTTCCGCGATTCTGCCTTGGTGGGTTCTGCGCTGGTTCTGCACCGTCCCACGCCCGTGGTGAAGTACACGCTCGCTTACATTCCTGAGGGCCCCGTGTTCAATTGGGAGAGCGAGGATTTCAACGAGTTCCTCAAGCCGATGATCGCGCACCTTAAGAAGAACCGCGTCTTCATGATCAAGATGGGTGCACCGCTCATTCGCCGCGTTTGGAAGGCTGCGGACGTGCGTAAGGCGCTCTCGCAGGGTTCCGCCGCTCTCATTTCCGAATTGCCGGAGGCTTCCGCATCCGCGCGCGCCGATTTCGTAGCCGCTTCCTTGCGCGCTAACGGCTGGCGGAAAGAAGAAGCTGGCGAAGATTTCACCGTGGGCCAGCCAGAATTTCAGGCTCGGATTCCACTTAAGGACGACGACGGAGCTCAACTGGACGTCGACGGCGTTTTGGCGCAAATGAACCAAAATGCGCGACGCGAAACGCGTAAGGCCGCCTCGGGTCCGTTGGATGTGACTGTGGGTTCCTATGAGGACATTGAGCGCTTCCACACCTTGTACCGTGAGACCGCCGAGCGTGACAACTTTACGGGCCGCCCGCAGTCCTACTTTGAGACCATGTTCACCGCACTGAACAACCACAAGCCGGGAACGTGCACTGTCTACGTAGCCTCTCATGAAGGCGTGGACTTGGCGGCAGCCGTTCGCGTGCACTCCGGCGAAGGCGCTTGGTACGTCTACGGTGCGTCATCCGCCGTGGAGCGCAAGCTGTTTGCTCCGAAGGCTCTCATGCACCGCATGATCAGCGATTCCGTGGCCGAAGGCTGCTCCTTCTTGGACCAGGGCGGCGTGTCCGGAACCCTGTCCAAGGAACACCACTTGGCCGGCCTGACCTTGTTTAAGACCACCCTGGGCTGCGATGTTGTGCAGACCGTGGGCGAATGGGACCTCACCCTGAACAAGTTCTTCACCACCGCGTACGAGTTCTACATGAAGAAGCGCGGGAAGTAG
- a CDS encoding NUDIX hydrolase, whose translation MSLFGEPLNTGGGGLNANVSERATLQPSLAISTVIFALKPDANGKVSIWMPLVRRTREPFKGQWALPGGPLHSDESLEDAARRNLQETTGIEPAYLEQLYAFGGLQRSHKKEIGAQRVVSIVYWALVKGDTAEFEERHNVQWQPADAQGSSNGQDAIQGSPLDLAFDHREIVDYALWRLRNKIEYSQVGYHFLGELFTLAQLREVHEAVLNKTLDKANFRRDILANKDLEETEHFLEGGRHRPPKLYRYTGPRGLGSPSRSTS comes from the coding sequence GTGAGCCTTTTCGGAGAACCCTTGAACACGGGCGGCGGCGGCCTTAACGCCAACGTCTCGGAGCGTGCCACGCTTCAGCCGAGCTTGGCGATTTCCACCGTGATCTTCGCGCTGAAGCCTGATGCCAACGGCAAAGTGTCCATCTGGATGCCGCTGGTCAGGCGCACCCGCGAACCGTTCAAAGGTCAGTGGGCTCTTCCTGGCGGACCGTTGCATTCGGACGAATCGCTTGAAGACGCCGCGCGAAGGAACCTTCAGGAAACCACGGGCATCGAGCCTGCCTACCTTGAACAGCTCTACGCTTTCGGTGGCCTGCAGCGAAGCCACAAGAAGGAAATCGGCGCGCAACGCGTGGTCTCGATCGTCTACTGGGCACTCGTGAAAGGCGACACTGCCGAGTTCGAAGAGCGCCACAACGTCCAATGGCAACCAGCTGACGCACAAGGCTCTTCCAACGGCCAAGATGCAATTCAAGGCAGCCCGCTAGACCTCGCCTTCGATCACCGCGAGATCGTGGACTACGCGCTCTGGCGCTTGCGCAACAAGATCGAATACTCCCAAGTGGGCTACCACTTCTTGGGTGAACTTTTCACCCTCGCCCAACTCCGCGAAGTCCATGAAGCAGTCCTGAACAAGACGCTGGACAAAGCAAACTTCCGTCGCGACATCCTCGCGAACAAAGATCTCGAAGAAACTGAGCATTTCCTCGAAGGCGGTCGTCACCGCCCACCCAAGCTCTACCGCTACACCGGTCCACGAGGACTCGGATCCCCCTCCAGGAGCACGTCATGA
- the nadA gene encoding quinolinate synthase NadA, which produces MTSVATTIKLISREDAENAERQRKNAGSFAPQTCSTELKDGPWEFDALAEKLGMPAYGPGASMADIAPKDSPRQGALPQEYKNATDEELDRRILKAKEVLGDGVVVLGHFYQRDEVVKYADFVGDSFQLANAALTKPDAKAIVFCGVHFMAETADILSAPEQAVILPNLAAGCSMADMADIDSVEAAWAELEAQFGTEPDADGKVPVIPVTYMNSSAALKGFCGEHGGIVCTSSNAEMVLTWAFERAQRVLFFPDQHLGRNTAKAMGVPLEQMPMWNPRLTLGGNTAEILQDSRVILWHGFCSVHKRFNMAQIERARGEFPEVRVIVHPECPMEVVDAADEYGSTDYIRKAIAAADKPTTFAIGTEINLVNRLANEYPQHNIFCLDPVICPCSTMYRIHPGYLAWVLEGLVEGEVRNQITVDPKVAQTAKIALERMLAAKP; this is translated from the coding sequence ATGACGTCAGTCGCCACCACCATCAAGCTCATCTCCCGCGAAGACGCGGAGAATGCGGAACGCCAGCGCAAAAACGCCGGCTCCTTCGCGCCGCAAACCTGTTCCACGGAACTCAAAGACGGCCCGTGGGAATTCGATGCGCTCGCCGAAAAGCTCGGCATGCCTGCTTACGGTCCGGGCGCCTCGATGGCTGACATCGCGCCGAAGGATTCCCCACGGCAAGGCGCGCTCCCGCAAGAGTACAAAAACGCAACGGACGAAGAACTGGACCGCCGCATTCTGAAGGCTAAGGAAGTGCTGGGGGACGGCGTCGTCGTGCTGGGGCATTTCTATCAGCGCGATGAAGTGGTGAAGTATGCGGACTTCGTGGGCGACTCCTTCCAGCTCGCAAATGCCGCACTGACTAAGCCTGATGCGAAGGCGATTGTCTTTTGCGGCGTGCATTTCATGGCCGAGACCGCGGACATTCTTTCCGCACCGGAGCAGGCCGTGATCCTGCCGAACCTTGCGGCCGGCTGCTCCATGGCTGACATGGCGGACATTGATTCCGTCGAGGCGGCCTGGGCGGAACTTGAGGCGCAGTTCGGCACCGAGCCGGACGCGGACGGCAAGGTCCCCGTCATCCCCGTGACCTACATGAATTCCAGTGCCGCGCTCAAGGGATTCTGTGGCGAGCACGGCGGAATTGTTTGCACCTCATCCAACGCGGAAATGGTCCTGACATGGGCGTTTGAGCGCGCGCAGCGCGTGCTGTTCTTCCCGGACCAGCACTTGGGCCGCAACACCGCCAAGGCTATGGGCGTGCCGCTCGAGCAGATGCCGATGTGGAATCCGCGCTTGACGCTCGGTGGAAATACGGCCGAGATTCTGCAGGATTCGCGCGTCATTCTGTGGCACGGCTTCTGCAGCGTGCACAAGCGCTTCAACATGGCCCAGATCGAGAGGGCGCGCGGGGAATTCCCGGAGGTCCGCGTGATCGTGCACCCCGAGTGCCCCATGGAAGTGGTGGACGCCGCGGACGAATACGGCTCCACGGACTATATTCGCAAGGCCATCGCGGCTGCGGACAAGCCCACCACGTTCGCGATCGGCACCGAGATCAACCTCGTCAATCGCCTCGCGAACGAGTACCCGCAGCACAACATCTTCTGCCTCGATCCAGTGATTTGCCCGTGCTCCACGATGTACCGCATCCACCCCGGCTACCTCGCGTGGGTGCTCGAGGGCTTGGTTGAGGGGGAAGTGCGCAATCAAATCACGGTGGATCCGAAGGTCGCTCAGACCGCGAAGATCGCGCTTGAGCGCATGTTGGCGGCTAAACCGTGA
- a CDS encoding FAD-dependent oxidoreductase produces MSILVVGSGVAGLTAAISAAQRGAEVTLLTKGALTDSNSMLAQGGYASVLGPNERTPGDSVESHVQDTLAAGSFHGSAEAVRVLCAQGAESVAELIARGVPFDRDAVGRLLLTVEAAHSFPRVLHVGGDASGRGLTTALLAFAKSLADEGRLRVIEHAAVTSLVLDSGAVTGLEYVSSDGLRRRQRASSVILATGGAGQLFAHTTNPAVATGDGVLLAARAGAVLKDVEFYQFHPTVLQVARADGGFDSQLVSEAVRGEGAVIRDASGRAFVSDYHPSGDLAPRDAVSRALALHQRENASGQAYLDATGIAAERGRDFLARRFPSLDAMTRAAGFDWARELLPISPAAHYWMGGVATDLHGATSVPGLYAVGEVAFTGVHGANRLASNSLLEGAVFANHAVAHALSRGESWTASPADFGEEHLEVCVPEAPEVPETSAVPLRALLSPAILSRTDVQQAMEQDAGIIRDAAGLNRLRHHLSSNRAADEETHDLKTLGLLLTESAAARRESLGAHYRQDSVSGGSEPRGGVVLKMENRTSTAELATAGRMA; encoded by the coding sequence GTGAGCATTCTGGTGGTGGGGAGCGGGGTCGCGGGGCTCACCGCCGCGATTTCCGCTGCGCAGCGTGGCGCCGAGGTCACCCTGTTGACCAAGGGCGCGCTCACGGATTCCAATTCCATGCTGGCGCAGGGTGGTTACGCGTCCGTGTTGGGCCCGAACGAGCGCACGCCCGGCGATTCCGTGGAGTCCCACGTGCAGGACACCCTCGCGGCTGGTTCCTTCCATGGTTCGGCTGAGGCGGTTCGCGTGCTGTGCGCGCAGGGCGCCGAGTCCGTCGCGGAGTTGATCGCGCGCGGTGTGCCCTTCGATCGCGACGCCGTGGGCCGGCTTCTGCTCACCGTCGAGGCTGCGCACAGTTTCCCGCGCGTCCTCCACGTGGGCGGCGATGCGTCCGGCCGCGGCCTGACCACCGCCCTCCTTGCGTTCGCGAAATCCTTGGCTGACGAGGGGCGATTACGCGTCATTGAACACGCGGCCGTGACCTCGTTGGTGCTGGATTCCGGCGCCGTGACCGGGCTTGAGTACGTTTCCTCGGATGGATTACGACGACGCCAGCGCGCCTCCTCCGTCATCCTTGCGACCGGCGGTGCCGGGCAACTGTTCGCCCACACCACCAACCCGGCCGTGGCGACCGGCGACGGCGTGCTCCTTGCCGCGCGTGCCGGGGCGGTGTTGAAGGACGTCGAGTTTTATCAGTTCCACCCGACCGTCTTGCAGGTTGCCCGTGCGGATGGCGGCTTCGATTCGCAGCTCGTGTCCGAGGCAGTTCGTGGCGAAGGCGCCGTGATTCGTGACGCTTCCGGCCGCGCTTTTGTCAGTGACTATCACCCGAGTGGCGACCTCGCTCCGCGCGATGCCGTCTCGCGCGCGCTGGCCCTGCATCAGCGCGAAAACGCATCCGGTCAGGCGTATTTGGACGCCACGGGAATTGCGGCCGAGCGTGGCAGGGACTTCTTGGCCCGACGCTTCCCGAGCCTCGACGCTATGACGCGCGCCGCTGGGTTCGACTGGGCCCGCGAGCTCTTGCCTATCAGCCCGGCCGCGCATTACTGGATGGGTGGAGTCGCCACTGATCTGCACGGCGCCACGAGCGTCCCGGGTCTCTATGCCGTGGGTGAGGTGGCCTTCACGGGCGTTCACGGCGCCAACCGACTGGCCTCGAATTCGCTACTCGAAGGCGCGGTCTTTGCGAACCATGCGGTGGCGCATGCCTTGTCCCGCGGGGAAAGCTGGACCGCTTCGCCTGCAGATTTCGGCGAAGAGCACCTGGAAGTTTGCGTTCCCGAAGCTCCCGAAGTTCCAGAAACATCTGCCGTACCTTTACGCGCTCTACTTTCACCCGCGATACTTTCACGAACCGATGTGCAGCAGGCCATGGAACAGGACGCGGGCATCATTCGCGACGCCGCCGGACTCAATCGCTTGCGCCACCACCTCTCATCCAACCGCGCGGCGGACGAGGAAACTCACGATCTCAAGACGCTCGGTCTTCTTCTGACCGAATCCGCCGCTGCTCGTCGCGAATCACTCGGCGCTCACTATCGCCAAGACTCCGTCAGTGGAGGCAGTGAGCCGCGCGGCGGCGTCGTACTCAAAATGGAAAACCGCACGTCAACGGCGGAATTAGCAACCGCTGGAAGGATGGCATAG
- the nadC gene encoding carboxylating nicotinate-nucleotide diphosphorylase, which yields MATEPIPFSPAAVRRVLEFAYAEDAPSGDLTSLLLIPADARATAELRAREAGVMSGGPVISAGFLMHDAAADVSLLVPEGAAFDAGTVLARVSGNARALLTAERVVLNLVQRMSAIAQLTSEYVALTAGTAARIVDTRKTTPGLRELERYAVRCGGGRNHRFSLSDAVMAKDNHLAVLTGGDASKLTSVLKDARAQLGHTTHFEVEVDSLEQIPFVLDAGVDTIMLDNFSLDDLRAGVALIGDRAVAEASGGVNLSTVADIAATGVDVISVGALTHSVSNLDIGLDVVIS from the coding sequence GTGGCCACCGAACCCATCCCCTTCTCGCCCGCGGCCGTCCGCCGCGTCCTGGAATTCGCGTACGCGGAGGACGCGCCGAGCGGCGACCTGACCTCCCTCTTGCTCATCCCCGCCGACGCGCGCGCCACCGCAGAACTGCGCGCCCGCGAGGCCGGAGTCATGTCCGGCGGGCCCGTGATTTCCGCGGGGTTCTTGATGCACGACGCCGCCGCTGACGTCTCGCTCCTAGTTCCAGAAGGCGCCGCTTTCGACGCTGGAACCGTATTGGCTCGAGTGAGCGGGAACGCTCGCGCGCTGCTGACCGCCGAGCGCGTGGTCCTCAACTTGGTGCAGCGCATGAGTGCGATTGCCCAGCTGACCTCGGAATATGTGGCGCTGACCGCGGGAACTGCCGCAAGGATTGTGGATACGCGGAAGACCACGCCGGGACTACGCGAGCTCGAGCGTTATGCCGTGCGATGCGGCGGTGGGCGGAATCATCGATTCAGCCTGTCTGATGCAGTGATGGCCAAGGACAATCACCTCGCCGTGCTGACCGGGGGAGATGCTTCGAAGCTGACCTCAGTGCTGAAGGACGCGCGCGCTCAGCTGGGGCACACCACGCATTTTGAGGTGGAAGTGGACTCTTTGGAGCAGATTCCGTTTGTACTGGATGCCGGCGTGGACACCATCATGTTGGACAACTTCTCGTTGGATGATCTGCGGGCCGGGGTGGCTTTGATTGGGGACCGCGCTGTGGCGGAGGCAAGTGGCGGCGTGAACCTTTCCACCGTGGCTGATATTGCGGCTACCGGCGTTGATGTCATCTCCGTCGGCGCGCTCACGCACTCGGTGTCCAACTTGGATATTGGGCTTGACGTGGTGATTTCGTGA
- a CDS encoding aminotransferase class V-fold PLP-dependent enzyme, whose protein sequence is MIYLDAAATTPVRREVLEAMWPYLTGEFGNASSHHELGARAKDALEDARASVASVLGCRPSEVVFTSGGTESDNLAVKGLVLPMIAGATPAAAAETARVHVAVSSIEHAAVLESARYLQRWHGVDVTELPVNSGGLVSVEELDAYLSAKSAAGYSKGLVSIMYANNEVGTVQDISALSAVAHHYGALFHTDAVQAAGWLSLDVSQLGVDALSISGHKLGAPKGCGVLFASRAVTLEPIINGGGQERGLRSGTEGVANAVGIATALTLAETEREATSRRMTELRNGFLSRVRELVPSVVLTGLEPAEGNRLPNNASLILPGFNGESVLLELERRGVICSSGSACAAGSTDPSHVLIAMGISEDDARTAIRFSLPSTITAEDLERAATLLSQSIVHLANLRLR, encoded by the coding sequence GTGATTTACCTCGACGCGGCGGCCACCACGCCCGTGCGGCGCGAAGTTCTCGAGGCCATGTGGCCGTATCTGACGGGGGAGTTCGGTAACGCGTCCTCGCATCATGAACTCGGGGCGCGGGCCAAGGATGCTCTGGAAGACGCGCGTGCTTCGGTGGCGTCAGTGTTGGGATGCAGGCCCTCGGAAGTGGTGTTCACTTCCGGTGGGACTGAATCCGACAACCTGGCCGTCAAGGGGCTCGTGTTGCCGATGATCGCTGGCGCTACTCCTGCCGCAGCAGCGGAAACCGCACGAGTTCATGTGGCGGTGTCCTCGATTGAGCACGCAGCCGTGCTGGAGTCTGCCCGGTATCTTCAACGGTGGCATGGCGTGGACGTGACCGAGTTGCCCGTGAACTCCGGGGGACTGGTGAGCGTCGAGGAACTTGACGCGTATTTGTCCGCGAAATCGGCGGCAGGTTACTCAAAAGGCCTTGTCAGCATCATGTATGCCAACAACGAGGTGGGCACGGTGCAGGACATTTCTGCGCTGTCTGCGGTGGCTCATCATTATGGTGCGCTCTTCCATACGGATGCAGTGCAGGCCGCCGGGTGGCTTTCGCTGGATGTGTCCCAGCTCGGCGTCGACGCCTTGAGCATCTCCGGCCACAAGCTCGGGGCGCCCAAGGGATGCGGTGTCCTGTTTGCTTCTCGCGCGGTGACTCTTGAGCCAATCATCAATGGCGGCGGCCAAGAGCGTGGGCTGCGTTCTGGCACCGAGGGCGTTGCGAATGCGGTGGGCATCGCGACTGCGTTGACGCTTGCTGAAACGGAACGTGAGGCTACTTCACGTCGCATGACGGAGCTGCGGAACGGGTTCTTGTCACGCGTCCGCGAACTCGTTCCGAGTGTGGTTCTTACTGGACTCGAACCAGCTGAGGGCAACCGACTGCCGAACAACGCTTCATTGATCCTCCCGGGATTCAACGGAGAGTCCGTGTTGTTGGAACTCGAGCGTCGAGGCGTTATCTGCTCTTCGGGTTCGGCGTGCGCAGCAGGCTCCACAGATCCCAGCCACGTGCTGATCGCCATGGGAATTTCTGAAGACGATGCTCGCACCGCCATCCGCTTCAGCCTGCCCTCAACTATCACCGCCGAAGACCTCGAGCGCGCTGCGACCTTGCTCTCGCAGTCGATAGTTCATTTAGCGAATCTGCGCTTGAGATGA
- a CDS encoding VOC family protein: protein MSPPVFGCLQRPAPHFILQSSVYLRIRCWLTNESASLVTIPQPGPAYLPRRDAAKTDAFYQSLGFQKNDMFSDENATSWMLSDEIFVMSLNGDKASFGEGSKQMLNALSAESSEEVDTFVKNAPENGGAIYREAKSGAPGMYSAAVSDPDGHVWEIVYMDMSAWVEGNASS, encoded by the coding sequence GTGTCTCCACCGGTTTTCGGCTGTCTTCAGCGCCCGGCGCCGCACTTCATCCTGCAATCGTCGGTGTACTTGCGGATTCGTTGCTGGTTGACCAACGAATCCGCAAGTCTAGTGACGATTCCGCAACCCGGACCGGCCTACCTGCCACGCCGCGACGCTGCTAAAACTGATGCCTTCTACCAGTCCCTCGGTTTCCAGAAGAATGACATGTTCTCTGACGAGAACGCCACCTCGTGGATGCTCTCGGATGAAATTTTCGTGATGTCCCTCAACGGGGACAAAGCGTCTTTCGGTGAAGGTAGCAAGCAAATGCTGAACGCGCTCAGTGCGGAATCCTCCGAAGAAGTAGATACGTTCGTCAAGAATGCCCCCGAAAACGGCGGCGCCATCTACCGTGAAGCGAAGTCTGGGGCACCCGGCATGTACTCCGCTGCCGTTTCGGACCCAGACGGCCACGTGTGGGAAATCGTCTACATGGACATGAGCGCTTGGGTTGAGGGCAACGCTTCGAGCTAA
- a CDS encoding sarcosine oxidase subunit gamma translates to MTAETVSLAPHQVQPSADVLAYRVSPAAHLADRMVAGSSAAVALKEVPFSQQVGLRAANDDARSAFEGVLGAALPTTVGSRVALPSGGSVVWLSPDEFLVIAPDAAPGEELLFSRLEAALGSLSGQVVELSANRTILELSGESSREVLEKTIQLDLHDSAFPVGHTVQTLLENTGIILSRTEENTWQVIPRASFTVHIAGWLLDGMREYAS, encoded by the coding sequence GTGACGGCTGAAACCGTTTCCCTCGCCCCGCATCAAGTACAACCGTCCGCTGATGTTCTCGCTTACCGAGTGAGCCCCGCCGCTCACTTGGCGGACCGCATGGTTGCGGGTTCCTCTGCAGCCGTGGCGCTCAAGGAGGTGCCTTTCTCGCAGCAGGTGGGTCTTCGTGCCGCGAACGACGACGCTCGTTCGGCTTTCGAAGGCGTCCTCGGTGCCGCTTTGCCCACCACCGTGGGCTCTCGCGTGGCTCTTCCTTCGGGAGGTTCCGTAGTGTGGCTTTCCCCTGACGAGTTCTTGGTCATTGCGCCTGATGCCGCTCCTGGCGAGGAACTGTTGTTCTCTCGCTTGGAAGCTGCACTGGGTTCTTTGTCCGGTCAGGTGGTGGAACTCTCCGCCAACCGCACCATCTTGGAGCTCTCCGGTGAGTCTTCTCGCGAAGTTCTCGAGAAGACCATCCAGCTGGATCTTCACGATTCTGCCTTCCCTGTTGGCCACACCGTCCAGACGTTGCTTGAAAACACGGGCATCATTCTCTCCCGCACGGAAGAGAACACCTGGCAGGTCATTCCACGCGCATCCTTCACCGTGCACATCGCCGGCTGGTTGCTTGATGGAATGCGTGAGTACGCGTCCTAG